From the genome of Deltaproteobacteria bacterium, one region includes:
- the hemH gene encoding ferrochelatase — MISRPGGTAVLLLNMGGPDSIQAVRPFLKNLFSDPAIIGLPGFARLPLAAVLSSVRAKKVIPRYRLIGGKSPIGEITSGQAEALAGTLSSRDRPEVGPVLPAFSYWHPFIRDSIEDASGSGCEELLVLSLYPQYCGATTGTCLRDLEAAIPGSPFEGRVRTIDRWPDHPGYLDALVSTVREALAQIRPEERDDAVILFSAHGIPTSLVDKGDPYPHEIARTVQGVVERLGNRVHVLAFQSRLGPVRWLAPNLREALKDLARKGAPPLVVVPVSFVSDHIETLYELDIQHREIAGNLGISTYIRAPALNTRTDFIEALADLVASALPPPGPFRTDRPGRGNSHARTHS; from the coding sequence ATGATATCCAGACCCGGAGGTACCGCAGTCCTTCTGCTTAATATGGGGGGACCTGACTCAATTCAGGCTGTACGCCCGTTCCTGAAGAACCTCTTTTCAGACCCCGCAATCATTGGTCTTCCCGGTTTCGCCCGACTTCCTCTGGCCGCAGTTCTCTCCTCCGTCAGAGCGAAGAAGGTAATTCCACGATACCGGCTTATCGGCGGCAAAAGCCCCATTGGCGAGATCACTTCCGGCCAGGCCGAAGCCCTGGCCGGAACGCTGTCTTCCAGAGATCGTCCTGAAGTGGGGCCCGTCCTGCCGGCCTTTTCCTACTGGCATCCCTTCATACGGGATTCTATTGAAGACGCCTCCGGGAGCGGCTGCGAAGAGCTTCTTGTTCTTTCCCTCTACCCGCAATATTGCGGCGCCACTACCGGCACATGCCTGAGGGACCTTGAGGCCGCAATACCGGGATCGCCGTTTGAAGGCAGGGTCCGAACAATCGACAGGTGGCCCGACCATCCCGGCTATCTGGACGCACTCGTGTCCACCGTCAGAGAGGCCCTGGCTCAGATCAGACCGGAGGAAAGGGACGATGCCGTGATCCTCTTTTCGGCACACGGTATACCCACATCCCTGGTTGACAAGGGCGACCCGTATCCCCACGAAATAGCCAGGACTGTTCAGGGAGTCGTGGAGAGGTTGGGAAACCGTGTTCACGTTCTGGCATTCCAGAGCAGGCTGGGACCGGTCAGGTGGTTGGCCCCCAATCTGCGGGAGGCCCTGAAAGACCTCGCTCGAAAAGGAGCTCCCCCGCTTGTGGTCGTTCCGGTGTCCTTCGTGTCGGACCACATTGAAACCCTGTATGAACTCGACATCCAGCACCGGGAGATCGCCGGGAATCTGGGGATTTCGACCTACATCCGGGCGCCGGCTCTAAATACCCGCACCGATTTTATAGAAGCGTTAGCCGACCTGGTGGCTTCGGCCCTTCCGCCGCCTGGACCCTTCCGAACAGACCGACCCGGCAGGGGCAATTCACACGCTCGTACACATTCTTGA